TCACCAAGGTCATCAACACCGTGCCGGTGTACAACAACTCCGAGGACGGTCTGCAGACCATCGCGATCGACCCCGGGTTCGCCGAGAACAAGTGGGTCTACGTCTACTACGCGCCGAAGACGATGACGGCGCCGTACCCGCCGTCCACCCCCACCGGCTCGGCGCCGAACTCGCTGCCTGCCGGGGCCGACGCGTCGTACTGGGACCAGTGGAAGGGCTACAACCAGCTCTCCCGGTTCAAGTGGACCGGCGACAAGCTGGACATGTCGACCGAGCAGGTCATCATCAAGGTCGAGACCCAGCGCGGCCAGTGCTGCCACGTGGCGGGTGACCTCGACTGGGACGACGACGGCAACCTGTACCTGGCGACCGGTGACAACACCCCGGCGAGCGCGCCAGGGGCCAACGGCATGGCGCCGAACAACGACGCACCCGGCATGAACCCGGGCCTGGACACCCGCCGCGGCTCCGGCAACACCAACGACCTGCGTGGCAAGATCCTGCGCATCAAGGTGGCGGACGACGGCTCGTACACCGTGCCGGAAGGCAACCTGTTCGCCGCCGGCACCGCGAAGACCCGGCCGGAGATCTTCGTGATGGGGGTGCGCAACCCGTTCCGCATGGACGTGGACCCCGAATCCGGCACGGTCTCGTGGGCCGACTACGGCCCCGACGCCGGCGCGCCGGACCCGGCGCGCGGCCCGATGGGGTACGTCGAGTGGAACGTCACCCCGATCAGCCGGCCGATGAACAGCGGCTGGCCGTACTGCACGGGGAACAACTTCAACTACAACGACTGGGACTTCGCCGCGGTGGGGCCGCGTGAGTGGTTCGACTGCGCGGCCGGTGCGAAGAACACCTCGCGGTGGAACACCGGCCTCGCGCAGGTGCCGCCGGCGACGCCGGCTGACCTGTACTACGGCGACAACAACACCCACCAGCCCGCCGAGTGGGCCGGTCTGACCGACTTCGACCCGCAGACCGGCCAGGGCCCGATGGGTGGCCCGGTCTACCACTACGACGCGGACAACCCCTCGACCACCAAGTTCCCCGAGTACTGGGACGGCAAGTTCTTCTTCGCCGAGTTCTCCCAGGACTACCTGGCCGCGTTCACCGTGACCGGGGACGACGGGCCGGTGACCAACATCGAGCACTTCCTGCCGAACAGCGCTCTGCGCCAGATGGCCATGCCGATCACCGACAGTCCGATGGACATCGAGTTCGGCCCGGACGGGTCGCTGTACGTCCTCGACTACGGCAACGGGTTCTTCCGGGAGAACCGCGAGGCGGGCCTGTACCGCATCGACTACTCCCCCGGCGACAAGTCACCGCAGGCGAAGATCACCGCCGACCGTACGTCGAGCAGCACGGCGCCGCTCACGGTGGCGTTCAGCGGCGCGGGGTCCACCGACACCGAGCCCGGTGAGCTGAAGTACGAGTGGGACTTCGACGGCGACGGCGCCTTCGACGCCGAAGGGGTCACCGCCACGCACACCTACGACGAGCTCGGACAGTACGTGGCCCGGCTGCGGGTCACCGACGCGCAGGGCAAGTTCGGCCTGGCGACCGTCGAGATCACCGTCGGCAACACCGCGCCGAAGGTCACCCTCACCATTCCCGGCGACGGCGGCTTCATCGACTGGGGCAACGCGGTGCCGTTCAAGGTGGAGGTCACCGACGCCGAGGACGGGAACACCCCGGTGTGCTCCAGGGTGCAGTGGACGTTCGGCCTCGGCCACGACACCCACGCGCACCCGCTGACCCTCGGCACCGGATGCACCGGCGCGTGGGTCACCCCCGCCGACGCACCCGAGCACGGCGTGACCGAGAACATCTTCGGCGTCGTCGTGGTGAGCTACCGCGACAACGGCGCCAACGGCATCCCCGGCGCGTCGAGTGACACGACGCTGATCCTCAACCCCAAGGTGATGCAGGCCGAGCACGCCGACGTGCTCCAAGGGGTCACCAGGACCCAGGACGAGACGGCGTCCGCGCTCGGCAAGATCACTTCGTTCGACGCCGGTGACTTCATCGCCTACGACCCGGTGAACCTCGCCGGCATCACGGCGGTGAGGACGCAGGCCACCGGTGCCGGCACGCTCTCGCTGCGCTGGAACTCGGCGACCGCCGAGCCGTTCGCGACGGTCACGGTGCCGGCGGGTGCGGGATGGCAGACGGTGACCACGCCGCTCACCGGCGCGCCGGCGGGGAGCGGCAAGCTGTTCGTCACCTCGACCGGCGGGGTGGACGTGGACGCCTTCACCTTCGTGGGTGACGGTGTGGCGGACAAGACGCCGCCGACGGTGACCGCCGCGCTCAACCCGGCGCAACCCACCGGCGAGAACGGCTGGTACACCGGCAACGTGTCGATGACGGTCACCGCGACCGACAACGGCACTGTGGCGAGCCGGCAGTACTCGGTGAACGGCGGGACGACCTGGTCGAACGCCAACAACGCGGTCACGTTCAGCACCGAAGGCACGACCGAGGTGCTGTACCGGGCCACCGACAGCGGCGGCAACGTCTCCGCGATCGGCAAGCTGACCGTGCGCATCGACAAGACCGCGCCTGCCGTCACGGTGAGCGGGGTGGAGAGCCGTTCGTACGGCGACTCCGCGTCGATCACCCCGGTGTTCTCCGCCACCGAGGCGACCTCCGGGCCGGCGGACGTCACCGCGACCATCGGTGACCGTACCGTGGTCTCCGGCGCCGCGTTGCCGCTGTGGACGTTGCCGCTCGGCGAGCACACGCTGACCGTCACCGCGCGCGACAAGGCCGGGAACAGCACGAAGAAGACCGTCACCTTCCAGGTGACGACATCCTTCGACGACCTCGGCGCGCTGCTGGAGTCGTTCAAGGCGGCCGGTACGGTGCGGACCGGCGCGCTGGACGGACAGCTCGCCGAGGCGCGCGTCCAGGCGGACCAGGGACAGAAGGCCAAGGCGGTCAAGAAACTGGAGCAGTTCATCACCTTCGCCAAGGACAAGAAGAAGGTCACCGATCCGGCGGTCCGCGACGTGCTCGTCCGTGACGCCGAAGCACTGATCGCCGGTCTGCGAGGCTGACCGGCCGGCCGGCGCCGGTGCGAGAGGCGGGTCCGTCTCCTCCTCTCGCACCGGTCGCCGGTTCCGGCGTGCCGCAGCTGTTGAACATTTCAGGAGATCCGCGAAGAATGTGCCGAACCTCCCGGCGACCCGGGCCGTATCTCCGCTCGTAGGGGGACCGCGACACGGCGGTCCAGGGGAACGTTCACGGCCGTCGCGCGGAAAAACGACCGCGGGAATTGCGCCGGACAGGGGTTATGCCAGCATTAGGGTTGTGAGAATGACCGTCAGCCACCCGGCGATCCGCCTTTCGCGGGCCATCGTGTTCGCCGTGGCGTGTGTGACGGTTTCCCTGTGCATGCACATTCTGGCCGGCGGCGCGTTCGTACGGCCCGAGGTCGTCGTCGTGGCGGCTGTTCTCGCCGGCGGCATGGGATTCGCGCTCACCGGACGGCAACGAGGTTTCGGCACGCTGCTACCCGCGTGTTTCGCGGCACAGTACGGAATGCACCACCTTTTCGGCGCGGGTGCCGCGCCGCCGCCGGTGCTCGGCGGCCACCACTCCGGTGGCCTGGTGCCGGTGCTCGGCATGCTCTGCGCGCACGCGCTGGTCGCCGTGGTGTCGGCCTGGTGGCTCGACCGCGGCGAGTCGGTGCTGGCCACCTTGCTCAAGATGGCCGGCCACACGTTGCTCGACCTGCGGCGCCTGCTCGGCGTCACGCTGCTGAGCGAACCCGTGGCGGGGCCACGATGCCGCGCCAGGCCCGTGGCGCGGCCGGCCGCGTGCAAGGAGCTCCTCCTCGCGTCGGTGCGGTCCGGCAGGGGACCACCGGCGCCTTCGCCGTCGTCCTGACACAGGTGTTTCCTTTCCGACGCCTTTCACCGCGGGCCCCTGCGTTCGATTCGAATGCCGCCGCGCGGTAATTCCGCCATGCCGTTTTCCAGAGCATGACGGCTTTTCCCCTGCCTCTTTCACACGCGCGTGCAGAGACCGCGCGTGCTCCGAAAATGGAGAACCATGACTTCCGTCGGCGTACGTCCGGAAAGCGGGCCCGTCACCCCTGCACCCAAAGGCGCCTCACGGCGTTACCGGGTCGTGTGGCGCTGGCACTTCTACGCGGGTCTTTTCGTCGCACCGATCCTGGTGGTGCTCGCCGTCACCGGGTCCATCTACCTGTTCAAGGAGCCGTTCGAGGAGTGGCGTTACCAGGACGTGCGCACGCTCGCCGCGCCGGTCACCGCGGCGCGTCCCCTGGCGGAGCAGATCGCGGCGGCCCAGCGGACACATCCGGGTGCGGGTGTGCTGTCGGTGATCCCGCCGTCCGCGCCTGACCGGACCACCCGGGTGATCCTCATGGGGACCGAGAGCGGGCCGTTCGCGCAGGGGATATCGGTGTACGTCGACCCCGGCAGCCTGCGGGTGCTCGGGGAGATCGACGACTCGGCGACGTTCATGCGCGTCGTCCGCACCGTGCACGGAGAACTGCTCGCGGGTAAGGCCGGTGACCGGATCGTCGAGACCGCCGCCTGCTGGGCCCTGATCCTCGCCGCCACCGGCGCCTACATGTGGTGGCGCGGCCCGGCCCGCAGGCGCGCGCCACGCCGCGGCCGTCCCCGGCTGCGCCGCGTGCACGCGCTCACCGGTGTCGGCGCCGGCGCGGTCGTCGTGTTCCTGATCATCTCAGGACTGCCCTGGTCGGGGGTGTGGGGGGACGCCTTCCAGCGCCTGCAGGACACCACCGGGTCCACCAGCCCGAGCGCGGACGCCTTCCCGCACACCTCGACCGTCCCCGCGCTGTCCGGCGACCTGTCGGCCGAGCCGGACGCCAAGGTCCCGTGGGCCGCGGAGCTCCTTCCCGTCCCGTCGTCCGGCGACCCCGGCCACGGCGCGCACGGGCCGGCCGCCGGGGTGCTCCAGCCCGGCGCGATCCCCGTCGAGCGGGCCCTGTCGTCGGCGCGGCCGGTGCTGCGCGACTGCCGTCCGGCCGACTGCGAGGTCAAGGTGCTGCTGCCGAAGGACAAGGAAGGTGTCTACACGGTCGTCGCCGCGCCTCGGGCCGACCCGTCGGCGTCCCGCACCGTGCACGTCGACCAGTACAGCGGCCAGGTGCTGGTGTCGTTCGGCTGGCAGGAGTACGGTCTGCTCGCCAAGGCCGTCGAACAGGGCATCGCGCTCCACGAGGGCCGCCGCTACGGCGTGGTCAACCTGCTGGTGATGCTCGGCGCCTGCCTGGCCCTGCTGACCCTGGTCGTCACCGGTGTCTGGATGTGGTGGAAGCGCCGTCCCGACGGCCGCGCCGGCGCTCCCGCGCGCACCGGCGACCGCCGCACCACCTGGGGGGTCGCCGCCATCATGGCCGTGCTCGGCGTACTGTTCCCGCTCGCCGGCCTCACCATGGTCGCGGTGCTCCTGCTGGACCGGCTGGTGATCCGCCGCGTCCCGGCCCTGCGCCGGATCTTCTAGCTCACCGGCGGTGGCGGGGCCCCCGGGTCCCGCCACCTCCGCTCAGCGGCGCGACGTCACCAGATGACCGGCGAGCAACGCGGCCGCGGTCCAGGCGGCGAGGATGGCGACACCGGTCCAGGCGCCGTAGGGACGTGCGAACTGGCCGCCGAGCGGCGTGGTGTACAGGATCAGCGTGCCGGCCTGGTCGGGAAGGTACTGCGCCACGATCTTCACGCCGGGTGCGTTGCCGAGGCCCTGCGAGCCGAGGAACAGCAGCGGCAGCAGCACACCGAGCGAGAAGGCGGAGCTGCGCAGCGCGGCGGCCACCCCGGTGCTCAGCAGAGCGATCAAGGTGAGGTACAGGCACGCGCCGGCGGCGGCGCGGGCCATGCCGGCTTCGGCGAGCCCCACGGCGTACGGGCCGAGACCGGTGCGCGCGGCGATGTAGACGGCGGCGGTGCCGAGCAGGGACACCGGGAGCACGATCGCCGCGGTGGCGAGCACCTTCGCGGCGTAGAACACCCCGCGCCGCGGCACGGCGGTCAGGGACACGTGGACGGTGCCGCTCGAGTACTCGGCGCCGGCCACCAGCACCGCGAAGACCACCAGCGGGATCTGGCCGAGCGTGATGCCGTAGAAGGACAGGAAACCGGGATCGAAGACCCCACGCGAGGCGTCGGGGCCGGAGGCCAGCGCCGAACGCGCCGATGAGCCGACCAGGTAACCGAGGGCCCCGCAGACCACGGGGACCGTCAGCAGCGTCCAGTACGTCGAACGCACCGAGCGGATCTTGATGAGCTCGGCCGCGAACACGTCACGCACCCCTCTCATCGCTCCCCCTCCCCGAGCGCGCGGTACTCGGTCGCCTCCGCCGTGACCCGCAGGAACGCCTCCTCGAGGGACGTCGCCTGCGACCGTTCGACGAACTCGGCGGTGCCGACGTCCGCCAGCAGCCGGCCCCGTCCGATCACGACGAGATGGTCCGCCGTCAGCGCCATCTCGCTCATCAGATGACTGGAGACCAGCACGGTCCTGCCTTCGGCCGCGAACCCCTTCAGCAGCGTGCGCAGCCACAGCACCCCCTCGGGGTCGAGCCCGTTCACCGGCTCGTCCAGCAGCAGCACCGGCGGGTCGCCGAGGAGCGCCGCCGCGATGCCGAGCCGCTGCAGCATGCCGAGCGAGAACGTCCGGCACCGCCGCCGCGCCACCTCGTCGAGACCGACCATCCCCAGCACCTCCTTCACGCGCGCCGCCGGGATGCCGTTGGTCCGTGCCAGCCACAGCAGGTGGTGGTACGCCGGCCGTCCCCGGTGCACGTAGGCCGCGTCGAGCAGCGCACCGACCCGGCGCAGCGGCTGCGCCGACTCCCGGTACGGCCGGCCGTCGATCAGCGCCTGTCCGTGCGTGGGCCGTTCCAGGCCGAGCAGCAGCCGCATGGTCGTCGATTTGCCTGCGCCGTTCGGCCCGAGGAACCCGGTGACCCGGCCCGGCTCGACGGTGAAGGACAGCCGGTCGACCGCGCGGATCTTCCCGAACGTCTTGGTGAGTTCCCGTACTTCGATCACGCCGCCAGACGCTAGCCACGGCACGGCCCCCGGGGCTGTACCCGAAAGTCGGCGATGACACCGGCGAACGTCGACAGCCCCGAGGGGAGGTCAGCCCTTGTAGTTGAAGACCTGGTGCAGCGTGTGCCGCACCGTGACCAGGTCGCGCTGGTCGGCCATCACCTGGTCGATGGCCTTGTACGCCTCGGGGTGCTCGTCCACCAGGGCCTCGGCGCGGTCGGCGTTCCACGTGCGGCCGGTCATGGCCTTCGCGAGCGACGCGCCGGTGAGCCGGCGTCGCGCCTCGCCGCGCGACATGCGGCGGCCCGCGCCGTGCGAGCAGGAGTTGTACGACGCCGGGTTGCCGAGGCCGGTCACGATGTACGAACGGGTCCCCATCGAGCCGGGGATGATGCCCTCGTCACCCTTGTCGGCCTTGATGGCACCCTTGCGGGTGATCCACAGGTCCTTGCCGTGGTGCTTCTCCTGCTGTGTGAAGTTGTGGTGCGCGTTCACGGTGCGCACCCGCTCGCCGTGGCCAACGACCTCGAAGAGCGCGGCGGTCAGCACCACGTCCATGCGCGCGCGGGACGCCATGGCGTACGCCTGGGACCACAGCATGTCCTCGATGTACGCCGTGAACTCCGGGGTGCCCTGCACGAGGTACGCGAGGTCCGGGTCCTCCAGCGGCACGAACCACTGCGCCATGAGGGCCTTGGCGGCGGCGATGTGCTTGGTGGCGAGCTGGTTGCCGATGCCGCGCGAGCCGGAGTGCAGCACCGTCCACACCCGGTCGCGCTCGTCCAGGCACACCTCGACGAAGTGGTTGCCGCTGCCGAGGGTGCCGAACTGCGTCGCGACCGTCTTC
The window above is part of the Sphaerisporangium rubeum genome. Proteins encoded here:
- a CDS encoding PQQ-dependent sugar dehydrogenase — protein: MLGGVLAAAALVAAAPAGPAAAHPGHDPATEWTSYEKITLSKSVGEPIDLAVLPDRRVLHTARSGDIRLTDPATGITKVINTVPVYNNSEDGLQTIAIDPGFAENKWVYVYYAPKTMTAPYPPSTPTGSAPNSLPAGADASYWDQWKGYNQLSRFKWTGDKLDMSTEQVIIKVETQRGQCCHVAGDLDWDDDGNLYLATGDNTPASAPGANGMAPNNDAPGMNPGLDTRRGSGNTNDLRGKILRIKVADDGSYTVPEGNLFAAGTAKTRPEIFVMGVRNPFRMDVDPESGTVSWADYGPDAGAPDPARGPMGYVEWNVTPISRPMNSGWPYCTGNNFNYNDWDFAAVGPREWFDCAAGAKNTSRWNTGLAQVPPATPADLYYGDNNTHQPAEWAGLTDFDPQTGQGPMGGPVYHYDADNPSTTKFPEYWDGKFFFAEFSQDYLAAFTVTGDDGPVTNIEHFLPNSALRQMAMPITDSPMDIEFGPDGSLYVLDYGNGFFRENREAGLYRIDYSPGDKSPQAKITADRTSSSTAPLTVAFSGAGSTDTEPGELKYEWDFDGDGAFDAEGVTATHTYDELGQYVARLRVTDAQGKFGLATVEITVGNTAPKVTLTIPGDGGFIDWGNAVPFKVEVTDAEDGNTPVCSRVQWTFGLGHDTHAHPLTLGTGCTGAWVTPADAPEHGVTENIFGVVVVSYRDNGANGIPGASSDTTLILNPKVMQAEHADVLQGVTRTQDETASALGKITSFDAGDFIAYDPVNLAGITAVRTQATGAGTLSLRWNSATAEPFATVTVPAGAGWQTVTTPLTGAPAGSGKLFVTSTGGVDVDAFTFVGDGVADKTPPTVTAALNPAQPTGENGWYTGNVSMTVTATDNGTVASRQYSVNGGTTWSNANNAVTFSTEGTTEVLYRATDSGGNVSAIGKLTVRIDKTAPAVTVSGVESRSYGDSASITPVFSATEATSGPADVTATIGDRTVVSGAALPLWTLPLGEHTLTVTARDKAGNSTKKTVTFQVTTSFDDLGALLESFKAAGTVRTGALDGQLAEARVQADQGQKAKAVKKLEQFITFAKDKKKVTDPAVRDVLVRDAEALIAGLRG
- a CDS encoding RtcB family protein; protein product: MPVKAAANLLSWASEIEPGTVEQAARAARLPFVSGHVALMPDAHIGKGATVGSVIPTKGAIIPAAVGVDIGCGMIATETTLTASDLPDDLSALMPLVERRIPAGVGQGHRDPAVDDALTALGRPHTDLTAKQEKTVATQFGTLGSGNHFVEVCLDERDRVWTVLHSGSRGIGNQLATKHIAAAKALMAQWFVPLEDPDLAYLVQGTPEFTAYIEDMLWSQAYAMASRARMDVVLTAALFEVVGHGERVRTVNAHHNFTQQEKHHGKDLWITRKGAIKADKGDEGIIPGSMGTRSYIVTGLGNPASYNSCSHGAGRRMSRGEARRRLTGASLAKAMTGRTWNADRAEALVDEHPEAYKAIDQVMADQRDLVTVRHTLHQVFNYKG
- a CDS encoding ABC transporter permease: MRGVRDVFAAELIKIRSVRSTYWTLLTVPVVCGALGYLVGSSARSALASGPDASRGVFDPGFLSFYGITLGQIPLVVFAVLVAGAEYSSGTVHVSLTAVPRRGVFYAAKVLATAAIVLPVSLLGTAAVYIAARTGLGPYAVGLAEAGMARAAAGACLYLTLIALLSTGVAAALRSSAFSLGVLLPLLFLGSQGLGNAPGVKIVAQYLPDQAGTLILYTTPLGGQFARPYGAWTGVAILAAWTAAALLAGHLVTSRR
- a CDS encoding PepSY-associated TM helix domain-containing protein gives rise to the protein MTSVGVRPESGPVTPAPKGASRRYRVVWRWHFYAGLFVAPILVVLAVTGSIYLFKEPFEEWRYQDVRTLAAPVTAARPLAEQIAAAQRTHPGAGVLSVIPPSAPDRTTRVILMGTESGPFAQGISVYVDPGSLRVLGEIDDSATFMRVVRTVHGELLAGKAGDRIVETAACWALILAATGAYMWWRGPARRRAPRRGRPRLRRVHALTGVGAGAVVVFLIISGLPWSGVWGDAFQRLQDTTGSTSPSADAFPHTSTVPALSGDLSAEPDAKVPWAAELLPVPSSGDPGHGAHGPAAGVLQPGAIPVERALSSARPVLRDCRPADCEVKVLLPKDKEGVYTVVAAPRADPSASRTVHVDQYSGQVLVSFGWQEYGLLAKAVEQGIALHEGRRYGVVNLLVMLGACLALLTLVVTGVWMWWKRRPDGRAGAPARTGDRRTTWGVAAIMAVLGVLFPLAGLTMVAVLLLDRLVIRRVPALRRIF